A window of the Peromyscus leucopus breed LL Stock chromosome 22, UCI_PerLeu_2.1, whole genome shotgun sequence genome harbors these coding sequences:
- the Kiss1r gene encoding LOW QUALITY PROTEIN: kiSS-1 receptor (The sequence of the model RefSeq protein was modified relative to this genomic sequence to represent the inferred CDS: deleted 1 base in 1 codon), giving the protein MATEAPLGPNATWWAPANASGCPGCGANASDGPGAAPRPLDAWLVPLFFAALMLLGLVGNSLVIYVICRHKHMRTVTNFYIANLAATDVTFLLCCVPFTALLYPLPAWVLGDFMCKFVNYIQQVSVQATCATLTAMSVDRWYVTVFPLRALHRRTPRLALAVSLSIWVGSAAVSAPVLALHRLSQGPRTYCSEAFPSRALERAFALYNLLALYLLPLLATCACYGAMLRHLGRAAVRPAPTDGALQGRLLAQRAGAVRTKVSRLVAAVVLLFAACWGPIQLFLVLQALGPAGAWHPRSYAAYALKIWAHCMSYSNSALNPLLYAFLGSHFRQAFCRVCPCGPRRRQRRPHGSALSDRAPTHTAPRCLARQQAGVRTPEPGNPAARSPCVLREQAAPR; this is encoded by the exons ATGGCTACCGAGGCGCCCTTGGGTCCCAACGCGACCTGGTGGGCTCCGGCCAACGCGTCGGGATGCCCAGGGTGCGGTGCCAACGCCTCGGACGGCCCGGGCGCGGCGCCCCGGCCCCTGGATGCCTGGCTGGTCCCCCTGTTCTTCGCCGCGCTCATGTTGCTCGGGCTGGTGGGGAACTCGCTGGTCATCTACGTCATCTGCCGCCACAAGCACATGCGGACGGTGACCAACTTCTACATCG CCAACCTGGCGGCCACCGACGTCACCTTCCTGCTGTGCTGCGTCCCCTTCACGGCGCTGCTCTATCCGCTGCCCgcctgggtgctg ggagactTCATGTGCAAATTCGTCAACTACATCCAGCAG GTGTCAGTGCAAGCCACGTGCGCCACCCTGACGGCCATGAGCGTGGACCGCTGGTACGTGACTGTCTTCCCGCTGCGCGCCCTGCACCGCCGCACTCCGCGCCTGGCCCTGGCCGTCAGCCTCAGCATCTGGGTGG GTTCTGCAGCCGTGTCCGCCCCGGTGCTGGCCCTGCACCGCCTGTCGCAGGGGCCTCGCACCTACTGCAGCGAGGCCTTTCCCAGCCGCGCCCTGGAGCGCGCCTTCGCCCTCTACAACCTGCTGGCTCTCTACCTGCTGCCCCTGCTCGCTACCTGCGCCTGCTACGGTGCCATGCTGCGCCACCTGGGCCGAGCTGCCGTGCGCCCCGCGCCCACTGACGGCGCCCTGCAG GGACGGCTGCTGGCACAGCGCGCCGGAGCGGTGCGCACCAAGGTCTCCCGGCTGGTGGCCGCTGTGGTCCTGCTCTTCGCCGCCTGCTGGGGCCCGATCCAGTTGTTCCTGGTGCTCCAAGCCCTGGGCCCCGCGGGGGCCTGGCACCCTCGCAGCTACGCCGCCTACGCGCTCAAGATCTGGGCTCACTGCATGTCCTACAGCAACTCGGCACTCAATCCGCTGCTCTACGCCTTCCTGGGCTCACACTTCAGACAGGCCTTCTGCCGAGTGTGCCCGTGCGGCCCCCGACGACGCCAGCGCCGGCCCCACGGCTCTGCCCTCTCCGACCGAGCCCCGACCCACACCGCGCCGCGCTGCCTGGCCCGGCAACAGGCTGGCGTCAGGACGCCCGAGCCTGGGAACCCTGCCGCGCGCTCGCCCTGCGTCCTGCGTGAACAAGCTGCTCCACGCTGA
- the R3hdm4 gene encoding R3H domain-containing protein 4, producing the protein RPGGAARAEVAQPQTSELTSGASRKPLPGCLPTLGGSQVKRVSASRRKQHFINQAVRNSDLVPKAKGRKSLQRLENTRYLLTLLETAGGPPGPEDGDGTPPAAPGIFAEACSNATYVEVWNDFMNRSGEEQERVLRYLEDEGQGKRRRAPGRGEDRRREDPAFTPHECFQRISRRLRSVLKRSRIPMETLESWEERLLAFFSVSPQAVYTAMLDNSFERLLLHAVCQYMDLISASADLEGRRQMKVSNRHLDFLPPELLLSAYLDQQ; encoded by the exons AGGCCTGGGGGTGCAGCCAGGGCTGAAGTGGCCCAGCCTCAGACCTCAGAGTTGACCTCAGGGGCCAGCAGGAA GCCCCTCCCCGGCTGCCTGCCCACGCTCGGCGGCTCACAGGTGAAGAGGGTCTCGGCCTCCAGGCGCAAGCAACATTTTATCAACCAGGCTGTGCGGAACTCGGACCTGGTGCCCAAGGCCAAGGGACGGAAGAGTCTGCAGCGCCTGGAGAACA CCCGGTACCTCCTCACGCTGCTGGAGACGGCCGGGGGTCCGCCAGGCCCGGAAGACGGGGACGGGACTCCGCCCGCGGCACCTGGCATCTTCGCAGAGGCCTGCAGCAATGCCACCTACGTGGAG GTCTGGAATGATTTCATGAACCGCTCCGGAGAGGAGCAAGAGCGAGTGCTCCGCTACCTGGAGGATGAGGGTCAGGGCAAGCGGAGGCGCGCGCCTGGCCGTGGGGAGGACCGGCGGAGAG AGGACCCCGCCTTCACCCCTCACGAGTGTTTCCAGCGCATCAGCCGTCGCCTGCGGTCTGTGCTCAAGCGCAGCCGCATCCCGATG gaaaccCTGGAGAGTTGGGAGGAGCGGCTGCTGGCCTTCTTCTCGGTGTCTCCCCAGGCTGTGTACACCGCCATGCTGGACAACAG cttcGAGAGGCTCCTGCTCCACGCCGTCTGCCAGTACATGGACCTCATCTCAGCCA GTGCTGACCTGGAGGGCCGGAGGCAGATGAAGGTCAGCAACCGCCACCTGGACTTCCTGCCCCCGGAGCTGCTGCTGTCCGCCTACCTGGACCAGCAATGA